In the Haliaeetus albicilla chromosome 7, bHalAlb1.1, whole genome shotgun sequence genome, one interval contains:
- the XPO1 gene encoding exportin-1 isoform X2, which translates to MILVQILKQEWPKHWPTFISDIVGASRTSESLCQNNMVILKLLSEEVFDFSSGQITQVKAKHLKDSMCNEFSQIFQLCQFVMENSQNAPLVHATLETLLRFLNWIPLGYIFETKLISTLIYKFLNVPMFRNVSLKCLTEIAGVSVSQYEEQFVTLFTLTMMQLKQMLPLNTNIRLAYSNGKDDEQNFIQNLSLFLCTFLKEHGQLIEKRLNLRETLMEALHYMLLVSEVEETEIFKICLEYWNHLAAELYRESPFSTSASPLLSGSQHFDVPPRRQLYLPVLSKVRLLMVSRMAKPEEVLVVENDQGEVVREFMKDTDSINLYKNMRETLVYLTHLDYADTERIMTEKLHNQVNGTEWSWKNLNTLCWAIGSISGAMHEEDEKRFLVTVIKDLLGLCEQKRGKDNKAIIASNIMYIVGQYPRFLRAHWKFLKTVVNKLFEFMHETHDGVQDMACDTFIKIAQKCRRHFVQVQVGEVMPFIDEILNNINTIICDLQPQQVHTFYEAVGYMIGAQTDQTVQEHLIEKYMLLPNQVWDSIIQQATKNVDILKDPETVKQLGSILKTNVRACKAVGHPFVIQLGRIYLDMLNVYKCLSENISAAIQANGEMVTKQPLIRSMRTVKRETLKLISGWVSRSNDPQMVAENFVPPLLDAVLIDYQRNVPAAREPEVLSTMAIIVNKLGGHITAEIPQIFDAVFECTLNMINKDFEEYPEHRTNFFLLLQAVNSHCFPAFLAIPPAQFKLVLDSIIWAFKHTMRNVADTGLQILYTLLQNVAQEETAAQSFYQTYFCDILQHIFSVVTDTSHTAGLTMHASILAYMFNLVEEGKISTPLNPGNPVNNQMFIQEYVANLLKSAFPHLQDAQVKLFVTGLFSLNQDIPAFKEHLRDFLVQIKEFAGEDTSDLFLEERETALRQAQEEKHKLQMSVPGILNPHEIPEEMCD; encoded by the exons ATGATTCTTGTTCAG ATACTGAAACAGGAATGGCCAAAGCACTGGCCAACTTTTATAAGTGATATTGTGGGTGCAAGCAGGACTAGTGAAAGTCTCTGTCAGAACAATATGGTGATCCTTAAACTACTGAGTGAAGAAGTGTTTGATTTTTCCAGTGGCCAGATTACTCAAGTGAAAGCTAAGCATTTGAAAGACAG catGTGCAATGAATTCTCTCAGATATTTCAACTGTGTCAGTTTGTGATg GAAAACTCCCAAAATGCTCCCTTAGTTCATGCAACTTTGGAAACTTTGCTACGATTTCTGAACTGGATTCCCCTGGGATATATATTTGAGACCAAGTTAATCAGCACACTAATATACAAG TTCTTAAATGTTCCCATGTTTCGAAATGTATCTTTGAAGTGCCTCACAGAGATTGCAGGTGTCAGTGTAAGCCAGTATGAAGAACAGTTTGTAACACTTTTTACACTGACCATGATGCAGTTAAAACAG ATGCTTCCTTTAAATACCAATATCCGACTTGCGTACtcaaatggaaaagatgatgaACAGAACTTCATTCAGAATCTCAGTTTGTTTCTCTGCACGTTCCTCAAGGAACATGGCCAACTTatagaaaaaagattaaatctGAGAGAAACATTAATGGAG GCTCTTCATTATATGTTATTGGTATCAGAAGttgaagaaactgaaattttcaaGATTTGTCTTGAATATTGGAATCATTTAGCTGCTGAGCTCTACAGGGAAAGTCCGTTTTCAACATCTGCTTCTCCGTTGCTTTCGGGAAGTCAACATTTTGATGTTCCTCCAAGGAGACAGCTTTATTTGCCTGTATTGTCCAAG GTTCGATTGCTAATGGTTAGCCGTATGGCTAAACCTGAAGAAGTCCTAGTTGTGGAAAATGATCAAGGGGAAGTAGTACGAGAATTCATGAAGGACACAGATTCCATAAACTTGTATAAAAATATGAGAGAAACATTGG TTTATCTTACGCATCTGGATTATGCAGACACGGAACGAATTATGACTGAAAAACTTCACAATCAAGTGAATGGAACAGAATGGTCATggaaaaatttgaataccctGTGTTGGGCTATAGGCTCAATCAGTGGCGCAATGcatgaagaagatgaaaaaagatTCCTTGTTACAGTAATTAAG GATCTCCTGGGACTCTGTGAACAAAAACGAGGAAAAGACAATAAAGCCATTATTGCATCAAATATAATGTATATAGTAGGTCAATACCCACGGTTTTTGAGAGCTCACTGGAAATTTTTGAAGACAGTAGTCAACAAGCTGTTTGAATTTATGCATG AAACCCATGATGGTGTCCAGGACATGGCTTGTGATACCTTTATAAAAATAGCACAAAAATGCCGCCGACATTTTGTGCAGGTTCAAGTGGGAGAAGTCATGCCATTTATTGACGAAATCTTGAACAACATTAATACAATCATCTGTGACCTTCAGCCACAACAG GTGCATACATTTTATGAAGCAGTAGGATACATGATTGGGGCACAGACGGACCAGACTGTGCAGGAGCATCTGATAGAAAAATATATGCTGCTACCTAATCAAGTATGGGACAGCATAATTCAACAGGCAACAAAA AATGTTGATATTCTAAAGGATCCTGAAACAGTTAAGCAGCTTGGTAGCATTCTCAAAACCAATGTAAGAGCGTGTAAAGCAGTTGGCCACCCTTTTGTGATTCAGCTTGGAAGAATTTATTTAGATATGCTGAATGTGTACAAGTGCCtaagtgaaaatatttctgcagctaTTCAGGCTAATG GTGAAATGGTAACAAAGCAGCCCTTGATTAGAAGTATGAGGACTGTAAAAAGGGAAACTTTAAAACTAATTTCTGGCTGGGTGAGCAGGTCCAATGATCCTCAGATG GTAGCTGAAAACTTCGTTCCTCCCTTGTTGGATGCAGTTCTCATTGACTACCAGAGAAATGTTCCAGCTGCTAGAGAACCTGAAGTACTTAGTACTATGGCTATCATTGTAAACAAGCTGGGTGGACACATTACTGCTGAAATACCTCAGATATTTGATGCTGTTTTTGAGTGCACATTAAATATGATCAACAAG GACTTTGAAGAATATCCTGAACATAGAACAAACTTCTTTTTGCTACTCCAGGCTGTAAATTCTCATTGCTTCCCAGCATTCCTGGCCATTCCACCTGCACAGTTCAAACTTGTTCTGGATTCTATTATTTGGGCTTTCAAACATACAATGAGAAATGTTGCAGATACAG GACTTCAGATACTTTATACTCTACTACAGAATGTTGCACAAGAAGAGACTGCTGCCCAGAGTTTCTATCAGACATATTTCTGTGATATCCTTCAGCACATTTTCTCAGTGGTAACAGACACCTCTCACACTGCTG GTTTGACAATGCATGCGTCAATCCTTGCATACATGTTCAACTTAgtagaagagggaaaaataagtaCTCCATTAAACCCTGGAAATCCAGTGAACAACCAAATGTTTATTCAGGAGTATGTTGCTAATCTTCTCAAATCTGCATTTCCTCACCTGCAAGA TGCCCAGGTTAAGCTGTTTGTAACGGGACTCTTCAGTTTAAACCAGGATATTCCTGCCTTCAAGGAACACCTAAGGGATTTCCTGGTCCAAATCAAG GAATTTGCAGGTGAAGACACATCAGACTTATTCttggaggaaagagaaacagccctTCGGCAGGCTCAAGAGGAGAAGCATAAACTTCAGATGTCTGTACCTGGCATCCTTAATCCACATGAAATTCCTGAGGAGATGtgcgattaa
- the XPO1 gene encoding exportin-1 isoform X1: MPAIMTMLADHAARQLLDFNQKLDINLLDNVVNCLYHGEGAQQRMAQEVLTHLKEHPDAWTRVDTILEFSQNMNTKYYGLQILENVIKTRWKILPRNQCEGIKKYVVGLIIKTSSDPTCVEKEKVYIGKLNMILVQILKQEWPKHWPTFISDIVGASRTSESLCQNNMVILKLLSEEVFDFSSGQITQVKAKHLKDSMCNEFSQIFQLCQFVMENSQNAPLVHATLETLLRFLNWIPLGYIFETKLISTLIYKFLNVPMFRNVSLKCLTEIAGVSVSQYEEQFVTLFTLTMMQLKQMLPLNTNIRLAYSNGKDDEQNFIQNLSLFLCTFLKEHGQLIEKRLNLRETLMEALHYMLLVSEVEETEIFKICLEYWNHLAAELYRESPFSTSASPLLSGSQHFDVPPRRQLYLPVLSKVRLLMVSRMAKPEEVLVVENDQGEVVREFMKDTDSINLYKNMRETLVYLTHLDYADTERIMTEKLHNQVNGTEWSWKNLNTLCWAIGSISGAMHEEDEKRFLVTVIKDLLGLCEQKRGKDNKAIIASNIMYIVGQYPRFLRAHWKFLKTVVNKLFEFMHETHDGVQDMACDTFIKIAQKCRRHFVQVQVGEVMPFIDEILNNINTIICDLQPQQVHTFYEAVGYMIGAQTDQTVQEHLIEKYMLLPNQVWDSIIQQATKNVDILKDPETVKQLGSILKTNVRACKAVGHPFVIQLGRIYLDMLNVYKCLSENISAAIQANGEMVTKQPLIRSMRTVKRETLKLISGWVSRSNDPQMVAENFVPPLLDAVLIDYQRNVPAAREPEVLSTMAIIVNKLGGHITAEIPQIFDAVFECTLNMINKDFEEYPEHRTNFFLLLQAVNSHCFPAFLAIPPAQFKLVLDSIIWAFKHTMRNVADTGLQILYTLLQNVAQEETAAQSFYQTYFCDILQHIFSVVTDTSHTAGLTMHASILAYMFNLVEEGKISTPLNPGNPVNNQMFIQEYVANLLKSAFPHLQDAQVKLFVTGLFSLNQDIPAFKEHLRDFLVQIKEFAGEDTSDLFLEERETALRQAQEEKHKLQMSVPGILNPHEIPEEMCD; encoded by the exons gtattaaaaaatatgttgtcGGCCTAATTATCAAGACCTCATCTGATCCAACGTGTGTAGAA aaagAGAAAGTGTATATTGGGAAACTGAATATGATTCTTGTTCAG ATACTGAAACAGGAATGGCCAAAGCACTGGCCAACTTTTATAAGTGATATTGTGGGTGCAAGCAGGACTAGTGAAAGTCTCTGTCAGAACAATATGGTGATCCTTAAACTACTGAGTGAAGAAGTGTTTGATTTTTCCAGTGGCCAGATTACTCAAGTGAAAGCTAAGCATTTGAAAGACAG catGTGCAATGAATTCTCTCAGATATTTCAACTGTGTCAGTTTGTGATg GAAAACTCCCAAAATGCTCCCTTAGTTCATGCAACTTTGGAAACTTTGCTACGATTTCTGAACTGGATTCCCCTGGGATATATATTTGAGACCAAGTTAATCAGCACACTAATATACAAG TTCTTAAATGTTCCCATGTTTCGAAATGTATCTTTGAAGTGCCTCACAGAGATTGCAGGTGTCAGTGTAAGCCAGTATGAAGAACAGTTTGTAACACTTTTTACACTGACCATGATGCAGTTAAAACAG ATGCTTCCTTTAAATACCAATATCCGACTTGCGTACtcaaatggaaaagatgatgaACAGAACTTCATTCAGAATCTCAGTTTGTTTCTCTGCACGTTCCTCAAGGAACATGGCCAACTTatagaaaaaagattaaatctGAGAGAAACATTAATGGAG GCTCTTCATTATATGTTATTGGTATCAGAAGttgaagaaactgaaattttcaaGATTTGTCTTGAATATTGGAATCATTTAGCTGCTGAGCTCTACAGGGAAAGTCCGTTTTCAACATCTGCTTCTCCGTTGCTTTCGGGAAGTCAACATTTTGATGTTCCTCCAAGGAGACAGCTTTATTTGCCTGTATTGTCCAAG GTTCGATTGCTAATGGTTAGCCGTATGGCTAAACCTGAAGAAGTCCTAGTTGTGGAAAATGATCAAGGGGAAGTAGTACGAGAATTCATGAAGGACACAGATTCCATAAACTTGTATAAAAATATGAGAGAAACATTGG TTTATCTTACGCATCTGGATTATGCAGACACGGAACGAATTATGACTGAAAAACTTCACAATCAAGTGAATGGAACAGAATGGTCATggaaaaatttgaataccctGTGTTGGGCTATAGGCTCAATCAGTGGCGCAATGcatgaagaagatgaaaaaagatTCCTTGTTACAGTAATTAAG GATCTCCTGGGACTCTGTGAACAAAAACGAGGAAAAGACAATAAAGCCATTATTGCATCAAATATAATGTATATAGTAGGTCAATACCCACGGTTTTTGAGAGCTCACTGGAAATTTTTGAAGACAGTAGTCAACAAGCTGTTTGAATTTATGCATG AAACCCATGATGGTGTCCAGGACATGGCTTGTGATACCTTTATAAAAATAGCACAAAAATGCCGCCGACATTTTGTGCAGGTTCAAGTGGGAGAAGTCATGCCATTTATTGACGAAATCTTGAACAACATTAATACAATCATCTGTGACCTTCAGCCACAACAG GTGCATACATTTTATGAAGCAGTAGGATACATGATTGGGGCACAGACGGACCAGACTGTGCAGGAGCATCTGATAGAAAAATATATGCTGCTACCTAATCAAGTATGGGACAGCATAATTCAACAGGCAACAAAA AATGTTGATATTCTAAAGGATCCTGAAACAGTTAAGCAGCTTGGTAGCATTCTCAAAACCAATGTAAGAGCGTGTAAAGCAGTTGGCCACCCTTTTGTGATTCAGCTTGGAAGAATTTATTTAGATATGCTGAATGTGTACAAGTGCCtaagtgaaaatatttctgcagctaTTCAGGCTAATG GTGAAATGGTAACAAAGCAGCCCTTGATTAGAAGTATGAGGACTGTAAAAAGGGAAACTTTAAAACTAATTTCTGGCTGGGTGAGCAGGTCCAATGATCCTCAGATG GTAGCTGAAAACTTCGTTCCTCCCTTGTTGGATGCAGTTCTCATTGACTACCAGAGAAATGTTCCAGCTGCTAGAGAACCTGAAGTACTTAGTACTATGGCTATCATTGTAAACAAGCTGGGTGGACACATTACTGCTGAAATACCTCAGATATTTGATGCTGTTTTTGAGTGCACATTAAATATGATCAACAAG GACTTTGAAGAATATCCTGAACATAGAACAAACTTCTTTTTGCTACTCCAGGCTGTAAATTCTCATTGCTTCCCAGCATTCCTGGCCATTCCACCTGCACAGTTCAAACTTGTTCTGGATTCTATTATTTGGGCTTTCAAACATACAATGAGAAATGTTGCAGATACAG GACTTCAGATACTTTATACTCTACTACAGAATGTTGCACAAGAAGAGACTGCTGCCCAGAGTTTCTATCAGACATATTTCTGTGATATCCTTCAGCACATTTTCTCAGTGGTAACAGACACCTCTCACACTGCTG GTTTGACAATGCATGCGTCAATCCTTGCATACATGTTCAACTTAgtagaagagggaaaaataagtaCTCCATTAAACCCTGGAAATCCAGTGAACAACCAAATGTTTATTCAGGAGTATGTTGCTAATCTTCTCAAATCTGCATTTCCTCACCTGCAAGA TGCCCAGGTTAAGCTGTTTGTAACGGGACTCTTCAGTTTAAACCAGGATATTCCTGCCTTCAAGGAACACCTAAGGGATTTCCTGGTCCAAATCAAG GAATTTGCAGGTGAAGACACATCAGACTTATTCttggaggaaagagaaacagccctTCGGCAGGCTCAAGAGGAGAAGCATAAACTTCAGATGTCTGTACCTGGCATCCTTAATCCACATGAAATTCCTGAGGAGATGtgcgattaa